The Clostridium sp. AWRP genome has a window encoding:
- the rpsA gene encoding 30S ribosomal protein S1, with protein MDSDNELNSMNEVMDQIDSSMKNVRNGEVVKGKVISITDEQATVNIGYIVDGILPKNEICKDENVNVDEVLKVGDEIYVYVIKTNDEDGNVLLSKIKADREICWDRLTELLKDDKEFEIEVKQVVKGGVIADLYGLRAFIPASQLSVKYVSDLNEFLGKTLLVKIIELDKSKSRIVLSRKEVEKLEVEKKKEKLWSSISKGDKVKGVVSRITGFGAFIDLGGVEGLAHISELSWRRIKNPSEVVSVGDCVEVYVLNVDKDKNRISLSLKDTEKNPWDNMDEKYSVNDIIEGTVSKIINIGAFVEIEPGVEGLVHISEISEEHIAKPSDVLKVGDRVKVRVLDINIKDSRISLSIKDAVDNPKDNFKQYLDEDESGVTLGDLLKDKLKNIKFE; from the coding sequence ATGGACAGTGATAATGAATTAAATTCAATGAATGAAGTTATGGATCAAATTGATTCGTCTATGAAAAATGTGAGAAATGGAGAAGTAGTAAAAGGTAAAGTAATCTCTATAACTGATGAACAGGCTACGGTAAATATTGGTTATATAGTTGATGGAATATTGCCTAAAAATGAAATATGTAAAGATGAAAATGTAAATGTGGATGAAGTCTTAAAAGTTGGGGATGAGATATACGTTTATGTAATTAAAACAAATGATGAAGATGGAAATGTACTGTTGTCAAAAATTAAAGCAGATAGGGAAATATGTTGGGACAGACTTACTGAGCTGCTAAAGGATGACAAAGAATTTGAAATAGAGGTAAAACAAGTGGTAAAAGGTGGAGTAATCGCTGATTTATATGGCCTTAGAGCATTTATACCAGCTTCACAACTTTCAGTTAAATATGTTAGTGATTTAAACGAATTTTTAGGAAAAACTCTTTTGGTGAAGATAATAGAACTGGATAAAAGTAAATCAAGAATCGTGTTATCTAGGAAGGAAGTAGAAAAATTAGAGGTTGAAAAGAAAAAAGAAAAACTTTGGAGCAGCATATCTAAAGGAGATAAGGTAAAAGGAGTAGTAAGCAGGATAACTGGATTTGGAGCTTTTATTGATTTAGGTGGTGTAGAAGGACTTGCACATATTTCAGAACTTTCATGGAGAAGAATAAAAAATCCTTCTGAAGTAGTGTCTGTTGGAGATTGTGTAGAGGTATATGTGCTGAACGTGGATAAAGATAAAAATAGAATATCACTTTCCTTAAAGGATACGGAAAAAAACCCGTGGGATAATATGGATGAAAAGTATAGCGTAAATGATATAATAGAGGGAACTGTGAGCAAGATTATAAATATAGGTGCATTTGTAGAAATTGAACCAGGAGTAGAAGGACTTGTCCATATTTCAGAAATATCTGAAGAACATATTGCAAAACCATCTGATGTATTAAAAGTAGGTGATAGAGTAAAAGTAAGGGTATTGGACATAAATATAAAAGATAGTAGAATATCGCTTAGTATAAAAGATGCAGTAGATAATCCTAAAGATAATTTTAAACAGTATTTAGATGAAGATGAAAGTGGAGTTACCCTCGGGGATTTACTAAAAGATAAATTAAAAAACATAAAATTTGAATAA
- a CDS encoding P1 family peptidase, which translates to MKEIIFNSIEGMRIGNSQKLNGPTGCTVLVFEKGASAGVDVRGGSPGTRETDLLNPVNLVDKIHAVVLAGGSAFGLDAAGGVMQYLEEKSIGFDVSVTKVPIVCGAVLFDLNIGDFRVRPDKTMGYEACKNSELNLCENGNIGAGAGATVGKILGSEHAMKGGLGTFAVQIGGLKVGAVVAVNCLGDVIDSKSQRIIAGALNEDGKSFAGTEKVMIERYSEKKNLFNGNTTIGAVVTNGNFTKTQMNKIASMAHNGYGRAMRPAHSMFDGDTIFAASCGKVEADLSVVGFLAAEVMEKAIVRAIKSADSILQYKSYKDL; encoded by the coding sequence ATGAAGGAAATAATATTTAATAGTATAGAGGGAATGAGAATAGGAAATTCTCAAAAATTAAATGGACCTACAGGTTGTACTGTACTTGTGTTTGAAAAAGGAGCAAGTGCTGGAGTTGATGTAAGGGGAGGTTCTCCAGGTACAAGGGAAACTGATCTTTTAAATCCCGTAAACTTAGTAGATAAGATTCATGCTGTAGTACTTGCAGGAGGAAGTGCTTTTGGGCTCGATGCAGCGGGAGGAGTAATGCAGTACTTAGAAGAAAAGAGCATTGGTTTTGATGTATCAGTTACAAAAGTGCCTATAGTTTGTGGAGCTGTTTTATTTGATTTGAATATAGGAGATTTTAGAGTAAGACCAGATAAGACTATGGGATATGAAGCTTGTAAAAATTCAGAATTAAATCTGTGTGAAAATGGAAATATAGGTGCTGGAGCAGGTGCAACTGTAGGAAAGATACTTGGAAGTGAACATGCAATGAAGGGTGGACTTGGAACTTTTGCAGTTCAGATTGGAGGACTTAAGGTAGGGGCTGTAGTTGCAGTTAATTGTCTTGGAGATGTAATAGATAGCAAGAGCCAGCGTATAATTGCAGGAGCCCTAAATGAGGATGGAAAATCTTTTGCAGGCACTGAAAAAGTAATGATTGAAAGATATTCTGAAAAGAAGAATCTGTTTAATGGAAATACTACTATTGGAGCTGTGGTAACCAATGGAAATTTTACAAAAACACAAATGAACAAAATTGCTTCAATGGCACATAATGGCTATGGAAGAGCAATGAGACCTGCCCACTCTATGTTTGATGGAGATACTATTTTTGCTGCATCATGTGGAAAAGTAGAAGCTGATTTAAGTGTGGTTGGATTTTTAGCTGCTGAAGTTATGGAAAAAGCTATTGTAAGAGCTATAAAAAGTGCAGATTCAATTTTACAATATAAAAGTTATAAAGACCTTTAA
- a CDS encoding ECF transporter S component: MERQIKSHSKFGIRQITVIGMLSGISIVLGITGLGFIPIPPVKATIMHVPVIIGSILEGPVVGASVGLIFGIFSVIQSITAPTPLSFVFMNPLVSVLPRVLIGIIPYYVYRCLSMKKKIIPIGIASAVGSLMNTIGVLGMIYVIYLGSYAKALNISSSAAQKGIIAVGITNGIPEMILCILITISVVTAVTKIKHK, from the coding sequence ATGGAAAGACAAATAAAAAGTCATTCAAAGTTTGGAATTAGACAGATTACTGTAATTGGAATGCTGTCTGGAATTTCTATTGTACTGGGAATCACAGGACTGGGTTTTATACCTATTCCGCCGGTAAAAGCCACTATAATGCATGTACCTGTCATAATAGGTTCTATTTTAGAAGGACCTGTAGTTGGTGCCTCAGTAGGGCTTATTTTCGGTATATTTAGTGTGATTCAGTCTATAACTGCACCTACACCACTTTCTTTTGTATTTATGAATCCACTGGTATCAGTTTTACCTAGAGTACTCATAGGTATAATACCTTATTATGTATACAGGTGTTTGAGTATGAAGAAAAAAATTATTCCTATAGGAATAGCTTCAGCAGTAGGCTCATTGATGAATACCATTGGGGTTTTAGGAATGATATATGTTATATATCTTGGATCTTATGCAAAGGCTTTGAATATAAGTTCAAGTGCTGCACAAAAGGGAATTATAGCTGTGGGTATTACAAATGGTATACCTGAAATGATTTTATGTATACTTATTACAATATCTGTAGTTACTGCGGTTACTAAGATAAAACACAAATAG